In the Ramlibacter tataouinensis TTB310 genome, one interval contains:
- a CDS encoding DNA methyltransferase, with protein sequence MNLVKSKQRVADHGEVFTPSWMVEAILDLVKDESERIDSRFLEPACGSGNFLIQVLRRKLAAVEIKFGKSEFEKRHYTLLALMCIYGIELLEDNIAECRANILEIVADYLHLDESDDLYRAASYVLSQNLVHGDALTMRTSDRQPISFAEWGYVGKGKFQRRDFRFDILTHSSAFGEEGTLFAHLGKHEIFTPTKTYPPLTMAELAAALSAASKEAS encoded by the coding sequence ATGAACCTAGTGAAATCAAAACAGCGTGTTGCCGACCACGGCGAGGTATTCACTCCTTCGTGGATGGTTGAGGCGATACTCGACCTAGTTAAGGATGAGAGTGAGCGCATCGACTCGCGCTTCCTGGAGCCTGCATGCGGTAGCGGAAACTTCCTTATCCAGGTCTTGCGGCGCAAGCTCGCCGCAGTCGAAATTAAGTTCGGGAAGTCTGAATTCGAGAAGCGGCATTACACGCTGCTCGCGCTGATGTGTATCTATGGGATCGAGCTCCTGGAGGACAACATTGCCGAGTGCAGGGCGAACATATTGGAGATCGTTGCTGACTACCTGCATCTCGATGAGTCAGATGACCTCTATCGAGCCGCCTCCTATGTGCTGTCGCAGAACCTCGTCCATGGGGATGCCTTGACGATGCGCACTAGCGATCGCCAGCCGATCTCCTTTGCGGAATGGGGTTATGTGGGCAAAGGCAAGTTCCAGCGTCGTGACTTCCGCTTCGATATCCTGACCCATTCATCGGCCTTCGGTGAGGAAGGCACGCTCTTCGCGCACTTGGGCAAGCACGAGATCTTCACGCCCACAAAGACCTACCCGCCGCTGACGATGGCTGAGCTCGCCGCTGCGCTGAGCGCTGCGTCGAAGGAAGCCTCATGA
- the dnaN gene encoding DNA polymerase III subunit beta, with translation MIVLKATQDKVLSVLQSVAGIVERRHTLPILANVLIRKTGGQVQLTTSDLEIQIRTTAEMEGDSGNFTTTVGARKLIDILRTMPADQTVSLESSQSKLVLKGGKSRFTLQTLPAEDFPLVQEAPSFGPKFSVPQKTLKELLAQVSFAMAVHDIRYYLNGILFVAEGKQLSLVATDGHRLAFASATLDVEVPRQEVILPRKTVLELQRLLSDVEGQIEMQFASNQAKFAFGGMEFVTKLVEGKFPDYNRVIPKNHKNSVTLGRAPLLASLQRTAILTSEKFKGVRLNIEPGTLRVASNNAEQEEAVDELDIDYGGAIIEIGFNVTYLIDALANMDQDMVTLELQDANSSALFTIPENTSFKYVVMPMRI, from the coding sequence ATGATCGTCCTGAAGGCAACGCAAGACAAAGTGCTGTCGGTCCTGCAATCGGTGGCCGGCATCGTGGAGCGACGGCACACCTTGCCGATCCTGGCCAACGTGCTGATCCGCAAGACGGGCGGCCAGGTGCAGCTGACCACCAGCGACCTGGAGATCCAGATCCGCACCACGGCGGAGATGGAGGGGGACAGCGGCAACTTCACCACCACGGTGGGCGCCCGCAAGCTGATCGACATCCTGCGCACCATGCCGGCCGACCAGACGGTGAGCCTGGAGTCCTCGCAATCCAAGCTGGTGCTCAAGGGCGGCAAGAGCCGCTTCACCCTGCAGACCCTGCCGGCCGAGGACTTCCCGCTGGTGCAGGAGGCGCCCTCCTTCGGCCCCAAGTTCAGCGTGCCGCAAAAGACGCTCAAGGAGCTGCTGGCCCAGGTCAGCTTCGCGATGGCGGTGCACGACATCCGCTACTACCTCAACGGCATCCTGTTCGTGGCCGAGGGCAAGCAGCTCTCGCTGGTGGCCACCGACGGCCACCGCCTGGCCTTCGCCAGCGCCACGCTGGACGTGGAGGTGCCGCGCCAGGAGGTGATCCTGCCGCGCAAGACGGTGCTGGAACTGCAGCGTCTGCTGTCCGACGTGGAAGGCCAGATCGAGATGCAGTTCGCCAGCAACCAGGCCAAGTTCGCCTTCGGCGGCATGGAGTTCGTCACCAAGCTGGTGGAAGGCAAGTTCCCCGACTACAACCGCGTCATCCCCAAGAACCACAAGAACTCGGTCACCCTGGGCCGCGCGCCGCTGCTGGCCAGCCTGCAGCGCACTGCCATCCTGACCAGCGAGAAGTTCAAGGGCGTGCGCCTGAACATCGAGCCCGGCACCCTGCGCGTGGCCAGCAACAACGCCGAGCAGGAAGAGGCCGTCGACGAGCTGGACATCGACTACGGCGGCGCCATCATCGAGATCGGCTTCAACGTCACCTACCTGATCGACGCCCTGGCCAATATGGACCAGGACATGGTCACGCTGGAGCTGCAGGACGCCAACAGCTCGGCCCTGTTCACCATCCCCGAGAACACCAGCTTCAAGTACGTGGTGATGCCCATGCGCATCTGA
- a CDS encoding Eco57I restriction-modification methylase domain-containing protein produces the protein MSGKASFSLRGRNPDVLTCIANLSNDEVFTPPEFASRMLDTLAEAWAADHDGASIWANSSVRFLDPCTKSGVFLREITTRLTKGLTAEIPNLEDRVNHILTKQVFGIGITYLTTLLARRSVYCSKHAQGKHSIAKGFDSDDGNIWFERTEHTWASGRCSYCGANQGSYDRGVDLETHAYAFIHTNGIQARIAKIFGGNMQFDVIVGNPPYQLGSDGGTRDVPIYQRFVEQAKMLQPRYLTMVIPSRWMASGLGLGEFRHTMLNDRRMRELVDYPAANDVFPGVEIKAGVSYFLWDAAYGGNCRVTTIRGGEVVGPVLRKLGEYDVFVRDARAVSILHKVLDRGESSINTILARDKEFGWTSNFDGFHETERPGDVPLYFIRKMKRGVGYIGRKAVTKSAHLIDKWKVLVPEAFNGGDAVPHQILGKPLIAPSPSVCTQSFLFFYVGSRNAAKSLQSYYATRFFRFLVSLRKITQHATHSTYAWVPLQTWNRTWTDEELYAKYGITRKEQAYIESQVRAMNLEGDGDE, from the coding sequence ATGAGTGGCAAGGCGAGCTTTTCACTTCGTGGCCGCAACCCAGATGTGTTGACGTGCATTGCGAACCTCTCCAATGATGAGGTATTCACTCCACCCGAATTCGCGAGCAGGATGCTCGACACACTTGCCGAGGCGTGGGCGGCCGACCACGACGGCGCGAGCATTTGGGCGAACAGCTCAGTCCGTTTTCTCGATCCGTGCACGAAGTCTGGTGTGTTTCTCCGTGAGATCACCACCCGCCTCACCAAGGGCTTAACAGCCGAGATTCCGAACTTGGAGGACCGCGTCAATCACATCCTGACCAAGCAGGTGTTCGGCATCGGCATCACTTATCTAACCACCCTGCTCGCGCGCCGCAGTGTCTACTGTTCGAAGCATGCTCAAGGCAAGCACTCGATAGCCAAGGGCTTCGACAGCGACGACGGAAACATCTGGTTTGAGCGCACAGAGCACACGTGGGCGAGCGGTAGGTGCAGCTACTGCGGAGCCAATCAGGGAAGCTATGACCGTGGCGTGGACCTAGAAACGCACGCCTATGCGTTCATCCACACCAATGGCATTCAGGCTCGGATCGCCAAGATTTTCGGAGGCAATATGCAGTTTGATGTCATCGTTGGTAATCCTCCATATCAGCTTGGATCCGACGGAGGAACCCGTGACGTGCCGATTTACCAGCGATTTGTTGAGCAAGCGAAGATGCTTCAACCGCGATATCTCACGATGGTCATCCCTTCAAGGTGGATGGCCTCCGGCCTAGGCCTGGGAGAGTTCCGACATACCATGCTTAACGACCGTCGTATGCGTGAACTCGTCGACTATCCGGCAGCAAACGACGTGTTTCCGGGTGTGGAGATTAAAGCAGGGGTGTCCTACTTTCTCTGGGACGCGGCCTACGGAGGCAACTGCAGAGTGACAACGATCCGCGGCGGGGAGGTCGTAGGGCCAGTGTTACGAAAGCTGGGTGAGTACGACGTGTTTGTTCGGGATGCGCGTGCCGTTTCAATCCTACACAAGGTTCTGGATCGTGGTGAATCATCCATCAACACGATACTCGCACGCGACAAGGAGTTCGGATGGACCTCAAACTTCGACGGCTTTCATGAAACGGAGCGTCCCGGAGATGTGCCGCTTTATTTCATCCGAAAAATGAAGCGTGGCGTGGGATACATCGGACGCAAGGCAGTGACAAAGAGCGCACACCTGATTGACAAGTGGAAAGTCTTGGTCCCTGAGGCGTTCAATGGGGGAGACGCCGTGCCACATCAGATCTTGGGTAAGCCATTAATTGCCCCTTCGCCGTCAGTCTGCACCCAATCGTTCCTTTTCTTTTACGTTGGCTCGCGCAATGCAGCCAAGAGTCTCCAGTCGTACTACGCCACGCGGTTCTTTCGCTTCCTCGTTTCCTTGAGGAAAATCACTCAACATGCGACGCACTCCACTTACGCTTGGGTGCCGCTGCAGACCTGGAATCGCACCTGGACGGACGAGGAGCTTTACGCAAAATATGGCATCACGCGTAAAGAGCAGGCCTACATCGAGTCGCAAGTCAGAGCAATGAACCTCGAAGGCGATGGCGATGAGTAA
- the gyrB gene encoding DNA topoisomerase (ATP-hydrolyzing) subunit B — MSEDNTQNGGLNGAEGSSNFQPKIDPNQAGASEGYGEGAIQILEGLEAVRKRPGMYIGDTSDGTGLHHLVFEVVDNSIDEALAGHCDDIVVTIHTDNSISVVDNGRGIPTGIKMDDKHEPKRSAAEIALTELHAGGKFNQNSYKVSGGLHGVGVSCVNALSKMLRLTVRREGKVHVMEFSKGVPQNAATELRGGVEVRPMQILGDTDKRGTEVHFLPDTEIFKENNDFHYEILSKRLRELSFLNNGVNIKLLDERSGKSDDFSGAGGVKGFVDFINKGKTVLHPNVFHAMGDKQSDQNTNIGVEVAMQWNSGYNEQVLCFTNNIPQRDGGTHLTGLRAAMTRVINKYIEETELAKKAKVEVTGDDMREGLTCVLSVKVPEPKFSSQTKDKLVSSEVRGPVEDVVARTLNDYLQERPNDAKIIVGKIIEAARAREAARKAREMTRRKGVLDGMGLPGKLADCQEKDPALCEIYIVEGDSAGGSAKQGRDRKFQAILPLRGKILNVEKARYEKLLTSNEILTLITALGTGIGKAGTANSNGKGDTDDFNVAKLRYHRIIIMTDADVDGAHIRTLLLTFFYRQMPELVERGHIYIAQPPLYKVKAGKEELYLQGQSELDTFLLRIALNGASVVTGTAPDGSVPAANVINGETLAELARKHQVAEAVIHRLSGFMDREALRAIADGVRLNLDTVPDAEASAIALQAKLQELDRASSNAAPAEVAGEFDARADKPILRISRRHHGNVKSSVITQDFVHGADYKALAEAADTFRGLLHEGATVRRGEGERQKEERVGDFRTAMRWLIAEAERATARQRYKGLGEMNPEQLWETTMDPTVRRLLRVQIDDAIEADRVFTMLMGDEVEPRRDFIETNALRAANIDV; from the coding sequence ATGTCCGAAGACAACACCCAGAACGGCGGCCTCAACGGGGCGGAGGGCAGCTCCAACTTCCAGCCGAAGATCGACCCGAACCAGGCCGGCGCCTCCGAAGGCTACGGCGAGGGCGCCATCCAGATCCTGGAAGGCCTGGAGGCGGTGCGCAAGCGCCCGGGCATGTACATCGGCGACACCTCGGACGGCACCGGCCTGCACCACCTGGTGTTCGAGGTGGTGGACAACTCCATCGACGAGGCCCTGGCCGGCCACTGCGACGACATCGTCGTCACCATCCACACCGACAACTCCATCAGCGTGGTGGACAACGGCCGCGGCATCCCCACCGGCATTAAGATGGACGACAAGCACGAGCCCAAGCGCTCGGCCGCCGAGATCGCCCTGACCGAGCTGCACGCCGGCGGCAAGTTCAACCAGAACAGCTATAAGGTTTCGGGCGGCCTGCACGGCGTGGGCGTGAGCTGCGTCAACGCTTTGTCCAAGATGCTGCGCCTGACGGTGCGGCGCGAGGGCAAGGTGCACGTGATGGAGTTCAGCAAGGGCGTGCCGCAGAACGCCGCCACCGAGCTGCGCGGCGGCGTCGAGGTGCGGCCCATGCAGATCCTGGGCGACACCGACAAGCGGGGCACCGAGGTGCACTTCCTGCCGGACACCGAGATCTTCAAGGAAAACAACGACTTCCACTACGAGATCCTGTCCAAGCGGCTGCGCGAGCTCTCGTTCCTGAACAACGGCGTCAACATCAAGCTGCTGGACGAGCGCAGCGGCAAGAGCGACGACTTCTCGGGCGCCGGCGGGGTCAAGGGCTTCGTCGACTTCATCAACAAGGGCAAGACCGTCCTGCACCCCAACGTGTTCCACGCGATGGGCGACAAGCAGAGCGACCAGAACACCAACATCGGTGTCGAGGTGGCCATGCAGTGGAACAGCGGCTACAACGAGCAGGTGCTGTGCTTCACCAACAACATCCCCCAGCGGGACGGCGGCACGCACCTGACGGGCCTGCGCGCGGCCATGACGCGGGTGATCAACAAGTACATCGAAGAGACCGAGCTGGCCAAGAAGGCCAAGGTCGAGGTGACCGGCGACGACATGCGCGAGGGCCTGACCTGCGTGCTGAGCGTCAAGGTGCCCGAGCCCAAGTTCTCCAGCCAGACCAAGGACAAGCTGGTCTCTAGCGAGGTGCGCGGCCCGGTCGAGGACGTGGTGGCCCGCACGCTGAACGACTACCTGCAGGAGCGCCCCAACGACGCCAAGATCATCGTCGGCAAGATCATCGAGGCGGCGCGCGCCCGCGAGGCCGCGCGCAAGGCGCGCGAGATGACGCGCCGCAAGGGCGTGCTGGACGGCATGGGCCTGCCCGGCAAGCTGGCCGACTGCCAGGAGAAAGACCCGGCGCTGTGCGAGATCTACATCGTCGAGGGCGACTCCGCCGGCGGCAGCGCCAAGCAGGGCCGCGACCGGAAGTTCCAGGCCATCCTGCCGCTGCGCGGCAAGATCCTGAACGTGGAAAAGGCGCGCTACGAGAAGCTGCTGACCAGCAACGAGATCCTGACGCTGATCACCGCCCTGGGCACCGGCATCGGCAAGGCCGGCACGGCCAACTCCAACGGCAAGGGCGACACCGACGACTTCAACGTCGCCAAGCTGCGCTACCACCGCATCATCATCATGACGGATGCCGACGTGGACGGCGCCCACATCCGCACGCTACTGCTGACCTTCTTCTACCGCCAGATGCCCGAGCTGGTGGAGCGCGGCCACATCTACATCGCGCAGCCGCCGCTGTACAAGGTGAAAGCCGGCAAGGAGGAGCTGTACCTGCAGGGCCAGAGCGAGCTGGACACCTTTTTGCTGCGCATCGCCCTGAACGGCGCCAGCGTCGTCACAGGAACGGCGCCTGACGGCTCCGTGCCGGCGGCAAATGTGATCAACGGCGAAACGCTGGCCGAGCTAGCGCGCAAGCACCAGGTGGCCGAGGCCGTGATCCACCGTTTGTCGGGCTTCATGGACCGCGAGGCGCTGCGCGCGATTGCCGACGGCGTGCGCCTGAACCTGGACACCGTGCCCGACGCCGAGGCCTCGGCCATCGCGCTGCAGGCCAAGCTGCAGGAGCTGGACCGCGCCAGCAGCAACGCCGCCCCGGCCGAGGTGGCCGGCGAGTTCGACGCCCGCGCCGACAAGCCCATTTTGCGCATCAGCCGCCGGCACCATGGCAACGTGAAGTCCAGCGTGATCACGCAGGACTTCGTGCACGGCGCCGACTACAAGGCCCTGGCCGAGGCGGCCGACACCTTCCGCGGCCTGCTGCACGAGGGCGCCACCGTGCGCCGCGGCGAGGGCGAGCGCCAGAAGGAGGAGCGCGTCGGCGACTTCCGCACCGCCATGCGCTGGCTGATAGCCGAGGCCGAGCGCGCCACCGCCAGGCAGCGCTACAAGGGCCTGGGCGAGATGAACCCCGAGCAGCTGTGGGAAACCACCATGGACCCCACCGTGCGCCGCCTGCTGCGCGTGCAGATCGACGATGCGATCGAGGCCGACCGCGTGTTCACGATGCTGATGGGGGATGAGGTGGAGCCGCGCAGGGATTTCATCGAGACGAATGCGTTGAGGGCGGCGAATATTGATGTGTGA